The Ipomoea triloba cultivar NCNSP0323 chromosome 13, ASM357664v1 genomic interval AACTTTAATAAAGACTTTTTTAAGGAAGATAATCTCTAGGAAGCTCATACGACGAAgaacaaaaaaaagtcattagaCAATACAACTCGTCAATCTAACACCTAGGAGTCTACCTGAAAGACCAATTGATGATAAATAAGGGAAGTTCTTTTAGAGGATACTTCAATTCACTTCTAGCTTGGTACCTCATAGACATGCACAAAACCCtaaaatacttttatattaTTCAATCATAAACTATAGTCaatcaaaataagaaaattaaataacgCACGTATACATGGGTGTCAcctaaagaataaataaataatactccgtagatTGATAGAATAAGATGGAAAACTACACTCAATAGAAGGATCACGTGGGAATGTGGGATGGGTCatggataaaaaaaattgggaacAAATCAAATATGCTGATTCTCACCCCATCTTGACAAGATTTTGTGCAATCTTCTGTCACTTTTTCTTTCAAAGATGACAaaacgagaaaaaaaaaaaagaaaaacttcttTTTGATCCTCCATAGACTCATACTACTACTAAAGCTACAGATAAAGAGACGAAGACTAATTAACTATTAGTCTATTCtacttcttgatttgagttgaacaattataaataatttatactaatttatttttttataatcacAAGAAAAATTTTACCTACTGCACACCCTTGAATAGTGGTtacgggtttccctcgtcagtCAAAAAAATAGGGAAAGAATAACccgttgttatatcgtggatcatggtccacaaagtCCAAAAACGgcaccgtttctttaagtaaagaaacggctgCCGTAAAGTCTTAACAgagctccgtaaatgaaactataattaatctcaaatgatactgcttCCCATTTggttttatattatcaaatgaagttgtagttatatcaaaatgaaagtgtagttgtgttgaaaggaaactgtagtgcatataaaattaaaactgaataacaatttcacatatttgagtgtatattgtccaatgaaactgcatgtaattatatcgaaatgatactgtagttgtgttgaaagaaacttcagtgtattataaaagaaactgtagttgtgttgaaagaaaattaaataacagtttcacatatttaagtgtataatgttgaataaaactgtagttatatcaaaaagaaactagggttgtgttgaaaggatactgtaatgtatataaaatgaaaccgaATATGTAATACACACAGAGTTAACGACGCAGAATGGGGTCATTTTtgtcgtttcttttcattaatcaaaacgacgtcattttgatgtgGACTGCtctgcattgtggaccgcgattCACAGTAACATTTGCGAAGaacaactttttttaaaaagtcaCCTCACTAATCAAATATACAAATTTACTAGCACCTTATAATTTAAGATACATGACCAAAATTTAATTATCCTGACTTAACCCAACTCATCTTATCTATAAATAGATACCCCAAGAAGGAATATTAGTTGCATAGACCTCAAAGAATAACATTCCATTCATATACTTGCCATGGCTGCGCCATCTGATTCTAAAACCTCAAACTCATTTATGCATCAATTCCTCCAAGAAAATTCTTACCCTGAGGAGCTAAGAGAATCCATCATTTCACTACCCAAAGAGGAAGGTTGGCTCGCTCCTCATATTTATAACTACAAAGGGTTTTGGTTTGATCCTCAGTTCTTGTACGGtgctcttagatgccaacaacACTTCCAGGCTCAACATTCTGATATTATACTTTGTACCCTCCCTAAATGCGGCACCACTTGGTTGAAAGCTCTCGTATTTGCTTTGACCACTCGAAAACAATTCCCAGTATCACAATTAGAAACCCACCCTTTACTCACAACAAGTCCTCAGGACTTGATTCGCAACATGGAATTTTGTTATGCAAGACAAAACAGCTCCCCTGATTTCCCCACTATGAATAATAGGCTAATGTCTACGCATTTACCACTAGAATTGTTGCCCAAATCGGTCGGGGAATCAAAATGCAAGCTCATTTATCTGTGCAGAAACCAAAAGGACACGGTGGTGTCGTTTTGGCACTTCATCAATAAGGTGAGGGTTGAGCTTCATGGCCAGGAAGCTATACCGTTTCCAGAGGCATTTGATAGATATTGCAGGGGAGCAAGTAGCTTTGGGCCTTTCTGGGATCATATGTTAGGATACTGGAAGGAGAGCTTGGAGAGTCCTAGGAAGGTGTTGTTCTTGAAGTACGAGGAGATTAAGGAAGAGCCGGAGGTTCATTTGAGGCGAATGGCGGCGTTCTTGGAGTGCCCATTTTCtgaggaggaagaagagagTGGTGTAGTAGGTGGAATCTCGAGGCTTTGCAGCTTTGAAAGCTTGAGCAACTTGGAGGTTAACAAGACTGGTAAGAGCTCTCATAGGCCAAATAATGTGTATTTCAGGAAAGGTAAGGTTGGAGATTGGAGGAACCATCTAACTGATGAAATGGCCACCAGACTTGATCAAATTGTTGAAGAAAAGTTCAAAGGGACAGGGCTCAAGTTGTGATGTGATCATATCACAATTAAGTCTCTCTCATCTTCTAAAATCATTGCATGTGTTGAAATTTCCCTTATTACTATTTTAGTTGTTCTgaaataattggtaataatataataatacatctATAAGTTCATAAGATCCACTATTATATGTGAGTTCAAAAGATCGACTCTGAGATGTATGTGTGTGTTGAGAAAGTTGGTAAAATCAAATACATATTAGTGACACAATTGTGTGATACCTATTGTTATAtgtcaatggaaaaaaaaatctacttttttttttgtgtggtttGAATTGTAACAATGTGATGAACAAGTGCGTAGAGAATCATTTTGTGATTgtgctttaatttgataattacacCAAAAGCTATGTTTAATAATGGATgtgcaactttaatttattttcttatacttgggATGCTGGACTCGACTCTTTAAGTTGATGCCCAAATATATTTCACATCCTATCATGGATGAATCCAGAAATTTTTTCAGTGGGGCGaaagattaaaacaaaagagattgtttaaattttgaaaaataaaaatgaaacacttgTTCTATGAAGTACCAAGAAGTGAAGTATCCTCATAAAagccaaaaaggaaaaaagaaaaaaaaaaggaaaaattaaatgTACCATCCCTATTTTGCCGAAAAGTCATGCATCACGGATGCAAATTCTTGTTCTAACCTTATTGAATCATCCTCACTCCTACCATTTGACATGATAGGACCTATtctaatatttttgtaattgaaACTAATCGtctatatttttacatttttatctcTAAGTTGTATAATTGGAGTgctatttaaaatga includes:
- the LOC116002991 gene encoding cytosolic sulfotransferase 12-like, whose amino-acid sequence is MAAPSDSKTSNSFMHQFLQENSYPEELRESIISLPKEEGWLAPHIYNYKGFWFDPQFLYGALRCQQHFQAQHSDIILCTLPKCGTTWLKALVFALTTRKQFPVSQLETHPLLTTSPQDLIRNMEFCYARQNSSPDFPTMNNRLMSTHLPLELLPKSVGESKCKLIYLCRNQKDTVVSFWHFINKVRVELHGQEAIPFPEAFDRYCRGASSFGPFWDHMLGYWKESLESPRKVLFLKYEEIKEEPEVHLRRMAAFLECPFSEEEEESGVVGGISRLCSFESLSNLEVNKTGKSSHRPNNVYFRKGKVGDWRNHLTDEMATRLDQIVEEKFKGTGLKL